Within Actinoplanes sp. L3-i22, the genomic segment AGAGCAGCGGCACCTCCACCGCCCTGCGGCGCACCACGATCGAGCGCCGTGACCTGCGGGCCGACGACATCGCCGTGCGAATCGACTTCTGCGGCGTCTGCCACAGCGACCTGCACGCCCTGCACGGCCTGGTCGGCAAGCCCACCGACGGCCTGGTGCCCGGCCACGAGTTCACCGGCACGGTCACCGCGACCGGCGCCGAGGTCACCGGGTTCGCCGTCGGCGACCGGGTCGCGGTCGGCACGATCGTCGACTCCTGCGGCGTCTGCGCGATGTGCGCGATCGGTCAGGAGAACTTCTGCTACACCGGGCTCGTCACCACCTACGGCGCCGGCACCAAGGGCGGCTGGAGCCGGGAGTACGTGCTGCGGGAGAAGTTCGCCTACCGGCTGCCCGACGCCCTCGACCCGGCCGCCGCGGCCCCGCTGATGTGCGCCGGCATCACCATGTGGGAGCCGATGCGGGCGGCCGGGATCGGCCCGGGCAGCCGGGTCGCGGTCGCCGGCCTCGGCGGGCTCGGGCACCTCGGCGTGAAGCTCGCGGTCGCGCTCGGCGCGGAGGTCACCGTGCTCAGCCGCACGCCGGAGAAGGCCGCCGACGCCCGCGCCCTGGGCGCCACCGACCTGCTGGTCACGACCGATGACGATCAGCTGAGTGCGGCGTCCGGCCGGTTCGACCTGATCCTCGACACGATCGCCGCCCGGCACGACCTCTCGCCGCTGTTGCGCCTGGTCGCATTCGAGGGCACGCTCAGCGTCCTGGGCCTGCCGCTGGAGACGCCGGTCCGCCTGATGGAGCTGACCTTCGGCCGCAAGAACCTCAGCTCGTCCGGCACCGGCGGCACCCGGCACACCGCTGAGCTGCTGGAGTTCTGCGCCGAGAAGGGCATCACCGCGGACGTCGAGGTGCTGCCGTCGGCCCGGGTCGAGGAGGCCCTGACCCGCCTGGAGAAGGGCGACGTCCGCTACCGCTTCGTCCTCGACATGTCCGATCTAGATCAAACCAATTGAGACGTACGGCGGGTGCCCACGCCCGCCCGCACCCCGCCCGCGACGCCGCCGGCACCCCACGCCCAGCCGCGCCTCCCGCCCCGGCCGGCACGCACGGTCGCCCGAAGCCCGGAACACGACCACGAGCGCCGGCCGGTGAGCGCGAGCGGTCAGCGGTGGGTGACCGTCTCCGGGGTTTCGAGGCTGACCGAGGGCGTGTCGTCGCGGCGCGGCAGGGTGGCCGGGTCGGGCAGGTCGAGCAGGTCGTCCGCCGGCGCGGCGATCAGGCCGTTCCGGTGGGCGATCAGCCGCCCCCCGGCGACCAGGTCGTCCAGCATCGCGGCGAGCCGCGCCGACCCCGCCTTGTTCGAGCTCCACCCGAACAGCCGGGCCGCCGCGGCGAGCAGGTCGTCGCTCTCCACCAGGCCGGCGTCCAGCACCAGGTACTCCAGGGCCAGCTGCAGCTCGGACTCGGCGACCTGCTCCGGCTTGCGGGACACCTCGTCGCCCGGGACCCGCACGGCCGGGATCGGCGCGTCGGCGGCGGTCACGAACGTACCGTCGAAGGTCGCACTTGAATCGGCGACAGCCGATTCGATGGCCTGGCGGATCGGCTGGGTGACCCGGCTGATCGCCCAGGCCTCGCGGATCCGGCGCACCACCACGGCGATGTGCACCGGGCCTTCGACCTCGGCAATTCTTTCGACGGTACGGATCAGCAGCGCCCGCACCACCGCGTCGTTGACCCGGGCCGCCGCCGGCAGCGGTTCGAGCACCGCGTGCTGGTAGGGCAGCGCCCACTCGGGCGGCTGCGCGGGCCGGGTGACCAGGTCGACGTCGGGCTCGGCGAAGACGTCCGGGACCGCGAGCGCGTTCTCGATCGCGGCGCGCAGCCGGCCCTCCTCCTCGGCCCGGTCCCGGAACCAGGCGACGCTCCAGACCCGGTGCAGGTGCCAGCCGAGGCCGTGCAGGACCTGCTCGTGCAGCCGGTCCCGGTCCCGGGCCAGCGGGAACGCGGCGTATCCGGGGCCGTCGCACTGGATGCCCAGGGCGTAGGCGCCGCCGACCGGCTCGGCGTGCCGGATCCCGATCTCGATCCGGCTCCGCCCCGCGCCGACCTGGCGGGTGACCGCGTAGCCCCACTTCTCGACCACCTCGGCGACCGACTCGGCCATCGGCGACAGCGCGCTCTCCTCGCCCGGCAGCCCGGCGGAGTCGAGGTACGCGGCCAGCCGCCGCTCCCCCTCGTCGGCCGGTTCCTCGCGCCGCGCCTCGGCGATCGAGGTGACCACCTCGACGCGCTGGCGGGCCCGGGTGATCGCGACGTCCAGGCGCCGGGCGCCGGCCGGGCCGCCCGCCGCGGCGAGGTCCGCTCCGGTGGACAGGATGATCACGTCCCGCTCGTCGCCCTGCGCCGCGTCGGCGGGCTTGACGAAGAAGCCGGTCAGCGGGTCGTCGCCGAGGAACCGTTCCAGGTCGGGCCGG encodes:
- a CDS encoding NAD(P)-dependent alcohol dehydrogenase, with the protein product MRTTTAWQSSGTSTALRRTTIERRDLRADDIAVRIDFCGVCHSDLHALHGLVGKPTDGLVPGHEFTGTVTATGAEVTGFAVGDRVAVGTIVDSCGVCAMCAIGQENFCYTGLVTTYGAGTKGGWSREYVLREKFAYRLPDALDPAAAAPLMCAGITMWEPMRAAGIGPGSRVAVAGLGGLGHLGVKLAVALGAEVTVLSRTPEKAADARALGATDLLVTTDDDQLSAASGRFDLILDTIAARHDLSPLLRLVAFEGTLSVLGLPLETPVRLMELTFGRKNLSSSGTGGTRHTAELLEFCAEKGITADVEVLPSARVEEALTRLEKGDVRYRFVLDMSDLDQTN